The following proteins are encoded in a genomic region of Falco peregrinus isolate bFalPer1 unplaced genomic scaffold, bFalPer1.pri scaffold_35, whole genome shotgun sequence:
- the LOC129783358 gene encoding epoxide hydrolase 1-like — MLVYWLRSRHKIKTIEMGNGWWGSDERPLKGKEDESICPFKIETSDKELERETQKPVEPEEPVHACLSIGHMQASGQPCKSSCPQDLHRRLEQARYTPQLEGAAFRYGFNSIHLQKVVAFWRSQFDWRKQVEILNKYPHFRTTTEGIDIHFIHVKPSYVPHGRAVQPLLMVHGWPGSFYEFYKTIALLTEPAEHGLNEGDMVFEVICPSIPGYGFSEAPHQKGFDSKATARKFHKLMNRLGSKEYYLQGEDWGSLITTNMAQMLPQ; from the exons ATGCTGGTTTACTGGCTGAGGTCTAGACACAAGATCAAGACTATTGAAATGGGCAATGGATGGTGGGGCTCAGATGAAAGACCtctaaaagggaaagaagatgAAAGTATCTGTCCCTTCAAGATTGAAACATCTGACAAAGAACTTGAG AGAGAGACACAGAAGCCGGTGGAGCCAGAAGAGCCTGTTCATGCCTGCCTTAGCATAGGGCACATGCAGGCATCTGGCCAGCCTTGCAAGAGCTCCTGTCCGCAGGACCTGCATCGCCGCCTGGAGCAGGCCCGCTACACACCGCAGCTGGAAGGGGCTGCCTTCCGCTACGGCTTCAACTCCATCCACCTGCAGAAGGTGGTGGCCTTCTGGAGGAGCCAGTTTGACTGGCGCAAGCAAGTGGAAATCCTGAACAAATATCCCCATTTCCGAACCACCACTGAAG GGATTGATATCCATTTTATCCACGTGAAGCCCTCCTATGTCCCTCACGGTCGAGCTGTTCAACCTCTGCTGATGGTCCACGGCTGGCCTGGCTCCTTCTACGAGTTCTACAAGACTATCGCTCTACTCACAGAGCCAGCTGAGCATGGCCTGAATGAGGGTGACATGGTGTTTGAGGTCATCTGCCCATCCATCCCAGGATATGGCTTCTCTGAGGCACCACACCAGAAAG GCTTTGACAGCAAAGCAACTGCTCGGAAATTTCATAAGCTGATGAATAGATTGGGCTCCAAAGAATACTACCTACAGGGAGAAGACTGGGGATCTCTTATTACCACAAACATGGCCCAGATGCTGCCACAGTGA